Within Capsicum annuum cultivar UCD-10X-F1 unplaced genomic scaffold, UCD10Xv1.1 ctg5446, whole genome shotgun sequence, the genomic segment aataatagtcaaatacaagTTCattaagatgatttttttttttgatgatgatGTAAAATTCATCAAAGAGAGAACTAATTTATTTTGATACAAGTTTATCAAGATAAAAAAGGAAACTTAATGGTCTTGAAAGATCCATCAAGAGAGATTATCAAGTTAATTAGTTTAGCAAAATATAGAAATTTGAATgactatacatacatacatacatatatatgtatgtatgtgtatatatatatgtatgtatgtatgtatgcatgtgtgtatatatatatatatatattattgcttactttagtatttttaattaacTGTTTCATAAAATACAAGAAATGTACCTTTCAAGAACAAGACTttattataaagttttatactatGTCATGGACAACTGAAAATATCtccaatttattattttattgataaaatataacttACTGGCTTGTAGTTTTTTGATcaatgattcatcatttttgactcttttctttacttttctaaTCTTCTTTTTGTTTGATTCTCTCCAATTCAGATGTTATATCAATTGATTTTCATACTTAAGTAtttcaatttaatatttttttcttgaagtatCAACAATTTTTTTAAGAAGCATATAGCATCTCACAACCTAGCATGAAAATATATCAATCAATAAAAaattgtatgtatgtatatatgtatgtatgtatgtatgtatgtatgtatgtatatttatatttctatttttgctAAAagaatttatttgtataaataatctATTCTTAAAATAACCTGACAAAAGCCTCCCGGCATGGGGAATTTATTTTTCAGACATTAAGAGAAAAAATGCtctatcaaaatttttaaatgtaaaaatcgagttttagattaaaaaataaatataaagaatcAAGCAAATTAGAGTGAATTAGTGAAAAgaaggaaaatagtgaaaaaagcGCAAAAGAATAAACTCTTTTAATGATCAATACAAAaaaatgttcttttttttttcctttactctcctttattttatttatgtactatattataaattaaaataagaagaaaatttttaACGCTCATAGTTATCTATTGTTAACTATGTTAAATGTGTTATATTTACTTCTCTCAATAAAACTTACAAGAGGAGAATAATTAAACTATGCTAAATGACTTCAACATTAATATTTCACCTTCTTTGtcagttttttttaattaacggttaattaatcaatattttcttccttatttttctctatttattaGATACTTTAACATATAACCTAACGTTTCAAACTTTTCTCCTCCTATAATTGCTTATTTATTATAGTACTTATTAATCTATAATTTTATgcctatatttgtttgattatttggTTATCATGTTCAagccattattttttttaaatgatcttttttccttatattttcctcaaaataattatataaaattaaaataacattatCAAAAAATTTATGTCCACATTCGTTGCCCaattaaagaaaaagaggaagGCGAGGTGACACTCTTCAGAGCtagaatttctttattttttatttatttacatttatttatattatattcgatttttctttttatcaatTATTGAATTTGTAACTGAGTGCTAAATAATCAGGCAATGGATAATTAACTTCTCATCCTCTATGTAACATATGTACTCATATTTCATGTACTCGAAAATACATTCTTTTTACCCTCATACATGGTATAACTTACCAGATATTGTAAGAGGTGAGATTGaaataattttctcaataaattttAACAAATAACGACAAATTATATATGCTTTGACTGGACAAAATATGTGGATCTCAATATTAAAAACTATTATCTTGAAGGACTTTGTGTTAGTTACACATCGGTACGTAATTGATTTTAGTGTTTTTTAATGTGTTTTTGCATTTAACATTTTAAATTTCTGACAATCATTTACATATTAATTTCAATCACAcgttttaatttattattcataCAAATCAAAAGAGATTCACACGATTTGAAACTTTGAGGCATGATAAAGTTATAAATTATGTAATGGTTAACTCAGCCTTTAATTAATTGTAAACTGTTAATGTCCATAAAGTGATATATTTAtcataaactaaaatatctatAACCATTATTTACTTGGTGATAAGGACATGTTACTATAATATTTGTATGAGTTCCCCCCGCTTTTAACTAGAGATGTTAGGTTCGAACCGCTATAATTACTATGAGGAAATTTTATTGGGGGCGACATCCACTGGAGATCGAgcgaaaaaacaaaaaaagtaaaaatatgagtccttttttttacaaaaataataattttaaaaatcagtTTACCTTTATTGAATATGATAATTTTGGGCTTAAGAACAAAGAGTAGTAATGTTTTTGTCCTGTTTTATTATGTTTGACAATGAATATGTTGAAAATATGTAATTAAAGAAATAACAAGTAAGAAAACATAGAATGTTTTAACAAATTTAAGGAGTGTTTTGTGTTAATAAAATACCAAAGgatgtaattaataaaaatactaaGATATTCAATAAAAGGTACGTAAAATATTACGtcatttctttcattttattttatgtgatacAATTATGTATTCAATGTGACTTCAAACATctaaacttcaaatttttagcaatgaaattacatgtttaataactacatacaaaatattatatatagAACAAAGgtcaatataataattatatgaaaaattaaaaaaaaaaacatattcagTGTACTCCCACAATGAGAAATTAAAATACTATAATCTATAtccataatatattaaaagtgtgaagatctgaactttttgtccttcattaaagtctccgcaatagataaaattatctttttaccctttccctcaatttattatttaattatctttataatattGAATCCTAAATTATATTGGATCATGAGTTTCAATATATGATAAGACATTTTTCTAAATTAGGAGTTTCAAaaactgattttttttatttggtagcATGATAATTACCATaattagaattttttaaaaaagctgATTTTGTATGAGATTGTTCGTGTCATAACAAATCACTATTAACTAAACCTAATAGGATTAAACCCTACTATTTCCGTAAATTCCACCTTATTAGCTAGGGATTTAAAATTGAAGACCACGTACCTATGAAGTATATAGAGCATGGTTTCACAAAGTGCAAGTAGAGGATGTCAAGTTGATAGAGAAAAACTTATGTTTGCAACAGTAAGAGGAGCAACTCATATGGTACCATGTGCACAACCATCAAGGGCtttgcatcttttcaacatatttGTTCATGGAAGAAGATTGTTGTTCCTATTGATTCTTCATACAATTTCAAGAATTAATGGTCTTTTGATTAAGGTATAAAACTCACTTTCAATTCGTAGATGAATGTTCGGTTAGACTTTAAGAAATTTTGTGCAAAAGTTAAGTTTAATTTGCTGTACCtaataatttgaaatttcaaatcaattaaaaaagatttttatatatattaaacatatattcatgtttacatggGAATTGGAAGAGAAACTAGGGATAGATCACAACTATATTTCTAACAATGGAAAGAAGGTATGTGAATTGCTTAAATCGACTACATTACTATTAGTTAAACTCTGaacttattttttcattttatgatGTTGATGTCATTATTCCCAGGTATTGTTGATCTTGATCAACCAAATATTATTTAGTGACAAGAAGCAAAAGGTTAAATTCACCTTTGAGCTTATTTTAgacgaaaattttaaattaaataattaatgatggagattttatagtttttttaaagAATGTCGTAATCCTTTATATCCGTACTTGGTGTCTATTGCTCTCAATTTTGATGTTGTCCATCTTACTTTGTAGCCAAATTATGTGtggacaaaaataataatttttttttgatctgcgatatttttcttttattcaattattaaattttatgttgtgttTTTTCAGGTCCAATGTCTTCCTCTTCTTTTAATTGTTTAGGTcagtaaccttttttttttttaattaatatattaatctTATTAGTTGTTTATATTTTGCACCTATATCAATTTGTGATAATTTAcgctaattaaataattttttttgtgccAATTATTCTTTCGTTTAAAGACTGAAGTTCTAGATTTTGTTTGAGTTTCACACACAACTACGTTGCATCACATATAAGATATCATTCTTTACATGcaattatgtattttttgtactAATTATTTCTTTCGTTTTAAAACGGAAGTTCTTGATTCATTTGATTTCACCACTATATTGCATCACGGATAGATATCATTCTTCTATGAGTAGAGGTGTGCAAAAATAGAACCGATCGATAAATTAAACTAATATAAATGTTGCTGCTTtattgaatttttgggtcaattttttaataattttataaaaaaattatcggGTTATCAGTTCTATTTTGGTGACATATTTTCTCCTGATATTATTAGTGCCTTCACTGCTTCGCAGACCACAGCTGacattttatgagtattttcttatgagttagactgaatatattgaaaattgaatcgctaaggataaaaaataaataatcaaaattgataaaagtatatcttattggttggttaatgatttggtgtatctaaAAATCAAAAGTCGATAAACTAAATCAATAGTATTACATAAATTCTAACAAACCAATTATACACACCCCTATCTACGGGTAATTTGACTTTGTTTCGTCACATAAATTGTCTATTAATTATTGTAAAGGATTATAAAATCAAATCTCCCCAAAAGAGTACCCAAAATTTGTTAAAAGATAATTACTTAAAATATTAGTCAAATTTCTCTTTTTCTATGTGTTCCACTTTTTCACATGGATAATTATATATTTCAATGTCTCAAATGGATAAATTTATGTTGCACTTTAAAGAAATTATCAACATCGACAACAATTTTGTTTATATTATGAAACAGTCAATGCGACGGAAAAGAACTTAAATTAACAACTTATTTGTAAAAAAAGTCAGATGAGATATCACAAATATAATATTTgttcaaattattaaaataaatataacattttTAACTTTAATGGTTACTTTGATAATTTCACTCTTCTTATAGAATTTTGTTATTGATGCGAGACatacgtgcaaagcacgtatatTTAACTAGTATTTATAAAACAAAGAGTGAGTTTAAAAAATGATGTAAAGTGAACTCAAATGAGATAAgagtattttttttctcaaaataaaaaaaactcgatgatatttttataagtaaaagtctcaaatataattaaaaagatttatttttttaaaactgcATATTTACGAAGAGAACATGAGtgatctttttaatttaaattaatataattttaataatcaTGCGAAGCACGAATTAATTTTCTAGTTGATAGTAAAAAACATTTGACGAAGGTTTTTCCCCAACCCCACCGAAAATTAAACAAagcattgaaaaaaaaaaaaaagcaagggTGAAAAAAAAGTTATAAACCTTCCACCCTTACTTTTTGCCAATACATTACCATTGACTTGACACTTGACAGGTCATTCCCCACGTACATTAATGCGTCCTACATGGTAAACCTTATTCTTAATGAATTTATATACTCTTTTTTCTGAATTTATGtgtcattttttttaataggttatacaaataaatattgtacaattttatttaaaaatattctttttaaaccTTTTATTTTACTCTTAATAATGAGATGactgtaatttttaaaaagtttttaaaaagaCTTTGAATCATTAGCTATATTGACTTctgtttttcatttttgtttttttcaaatatgtactattcatattataaaaattataaaaatctatatccgaatataatcaaatttaatattttgtccATTATGAGATTTTGGAAGTATTCCCGAACCAACTATAAATAGGTTGTGATTCTCAGCATATAATGTATATATCCTTTGCCATGTCTTCTACTCTTCAAATGTAACAAACCAAAACCaagatttcataatttaaaactattcccagcttttatattcttcttctttttatttgttcatGGGCAATTTTATTTCATGCAGTACTTCACCAAAGGTAATGAGTTCAACATCCCCAAGAGTTATTTTTAGAAATggagaaattcaaaaatttaatgaGCCAATAAAAGCAGCAGAGCTTATGTTGGAATCTCCGAATTCATTTTTAGTTAACTCCAACTCGTTAATAGTCGGCCGAAGATTTTCCCCTCTGTCAGCCGACGAAGAGCTAGAGTTTGGTaatatttatatcatgtttcctatgaagagagtgaatTCCATGATTACAACAAAAGATATTATTTCCATTGGAAAACCGGCACCAGAAACTGAAGCAACGGCGGATAAATTGCTGGAGAACGATGGGTTTGGACCGTTAGGTTTTCCCAAGGGACCAGAATTTAGGTATAGGGTGAGAGTGTCATGTAGATCAAGGAAGCCTTTGTTGGAAACAATTATGGAAGAACAAGTAAAAGTAGAGGGTACATCTAGACGTTATTGACTCTCATTAATTTAGATTAGTATCACGTATGATCCATTTAAGATGGAAATATATCctacaaaaaattttaatcaattttagtGTTTAAATTCAAGACCCAGCAATGAACGAGAGATCTCATCCATCCCAACCCTTTGATTGAAGAATTTCATGCATGCTTGAGCATCACAAGAAGAGACCAAATTATATTACAAACCCACCCGTAGGTCATgtcagaacaaaaaaaaaaatagagttatgTTTGGAAGTGAATGGAAGTTGaagttaattttgaatttttctatttgattggagtgaaaattatgaaaatagctttttgattttttttttttcaaattctagaAAATTATGACAATTCTAtatcaaaataagttttcaaaatattatttcgaAATACAATGGCCAAACGGACACTTTGTTCAACTTTCTGTTAGGAAAGACGgacacacaatcaaagagcccgacagggtaACAACGGAAAATACCCAAGATtaaactttccctttcaacttgaaccaagaggagacaaacaAACCCAagcaaaatagagtaatatacaacaaacaaatcaaccaaatgaaataagacaagaataaagacaatcacacaagacacaagatttacgtgaaaaacccttcagtgtgaagagtaaaaaccatgggaccaaaacctccactataatcaccaaaga encodes:
- the LOC124893137 gene encoding uncharacterized protein LOC124893137; protein product: MSSTSPRVIFRNGEIQKFNEPIKAAELMLESPNSFLVNSNSLIVGRRFSPLSADEELEFGNIYIMFPMKRVNSMITTKDIISIGKPAPETEATADKLLENDGFGPLGFPKGPEFRYRVRVSCRSRKPLLETIMEEQIMPSQRFDDRRNFAGTSVPPEENMEGIHPTYRVQIRSRVPTPDCFTWGSTGPY